GATATACTGGTTTGCGTCTCTACTAGGTTTCCTGGAGCAGGGGCTGCTGGTCAAAGATTCTAAGAAGTTGCGGGACAACTATATCCACACACTGCAGTTCAAGCTGGACGTGGCTTCTATCATTCCCACAGACTTGATCTATTTTGCTGTGGGCATCCACAGACCTGAGCTGCGCTTCAACCGCCTGCTACACTTTGCCCGCATGTTTGAATTCTTTGATCGCACTGAGACACGCACCAGCTACCCTAACATATTCCGAATCAGCAACCTGGTCCTCTACATCTTGGTCATCATCCACTGGAATGCCTGCATCTACTATGCCATCTCCAAGTCCATTGGCTTTGGCGTTGACACCTGGGTTTATCCCAACATCACTGACCCTGAGTATGGCTACCTGGCTAGAGAATACATCTACTGCCTTTACTGGTCTACCCTGACACTCACCACCATTGGAGAGACACCACCCCCTGTAAAGGATGAGGAGTACTTATTTGTCATCTTTGACTTCCTGATTGGTGTCCTCATCTTTGCCACCATTGTGGGAAACGTGGGCTCCATGATCTCCAACATGAATGCCACTCGGGCTGAATTCCAGGCCAAAATTGATGCTGTCAAACATTACATGCAGTTCCGAAAGGTCAGTAAAGAGATGGAAGCCAAGGTAATTAAGTGGTTTGACTACTTGTGGACCAATAAGAAGAGTGTGGATGAGCGGGAAGTTCTCAAGAACTTGCCAGCCAAGCTGAGGGCTGAGATAGCCATCAATGTCCATCTGTCCACACTCAAAAAAGTGCGCATCTTCCAGGATTGTGAGGCTGGCCTGCTGGTGGAGCTGGTATTGAAGCTTCGTCCTCAGGTCTTCAGTCCTGGTGATTACATTTGCCGCAAGGGGGATATTGGCAAGGAGATGTACATAATCAAGGAGGGCAAATTGGCAGTGGTGGCTGATGATGGTGTTACTCAATATGCCCTGCTTTCGGCTGGGAGTTGCTTTGGAGAGATCAGTATCCTTAACATTAAGGGCAGCAAAATGGGCAATCGACGCACAGCCAACATCCGTAGCCTTGGTTACTCAGATCTCTTTTGCTTGTCCAAGGATGATCTTATGGAAGCCGTGACTGAGTACCCTGATGCCAAGAAGGTCTTGGAGGAGAGGGGCCGGGAGATCCTGATGAAGGAGGGGTTGCTGGATGAGACTGAGGTGGCAGCCAGCATGGACATAGATGTGCAAGAGAAGCTAGAGCAGCTGGAGACCAACATGGAGACCTTGTACACTCGCTTTGGCCGCTTGCTGGCTGAATACACGGGAGCCCAGCAAAAGCTCAAGCAGCGCATTACGGTTCTGGAAACCAAGATGAAGCAGAACAATGAGGATGATTACCTGTCAGATGGGATTACCAGCCCCGAGCCAGCTGTTGCTGATAAGCCATGAGGGTTTGGGTTCAACTGCCCTCCCAGCCTTGGGAACTAGAAGAGCTGTGCAGGTGTCCATATTACCTCTTGAATTCTCCCTGAAGCCTCTCTGTCCTAGGTTTTTGGCTCAATCATCTAGGAGCCCTCCTCCAAGTCCAGCTAACAGCCAAGCTTATGCACAGTGCAGACCATGTTGGCTCAGCTTGCAGGAGCTTTAGCCTGTCCAAGtctgaggaaggaagagaagagcagCTGAATTATCTTCAAGGGGTCTTTCTtggggctgggagcctgggaaATGATCTACTCTGAAGAAGCCCATCTGCAGGACACTGTGTACCCTACTGTGGATCTGCCCTTTCTCCAGGCTCTTTCACACATAGCTGCTTCCCACTCGGTTCTGGCCCCTGCTTTTTGGATATGTGATCTGAATATCCCCATTTCCCTGCACATGTATGTAGTTCAATAAATGGCTGCAGACAGTTAGCATAGGTACCGAGTGTCTGTCTCCCAAGGCAGGAAAAGGAGGGTGGCAAGTAGGACAGTGATCACTCACGGCTGCCTCTCCATCAGGTACTCCAAGTCTTGCTTTGTTCATCCATCTGAATGTTGCCAGCCAGAAGTGAGGTCTCTGCAGGCTTCTCTGGACTAGGGTGAGATTATTCTCTTGGTTCCTTGTCCATTCCAGTGCAGGGAGTGAGGAACAAGGAAATGCTACCTggagaaggaggtgggtgggagctCTGGCCATCACTCCTCTATACAGAGCATTACTGAAGAAGCCCTGAGGCTGGCAGTGGGTGGGAGACTCTTTAAGTTCACATCTGCAGTAGAGGCACCTACAAGTTAATAAATTCATTTGAACTAGTTGTGATTATTGTTCCACTACGCTATTcccattctttccctttctctcctcttttatcCTCTTATCCAGGACTCACTCTGCCTGGAACACCTCTGCTATCTTCTGCTGCCTGCCATAGCCCCACTGGTCCTTTAGGACTCATCTCAAAAACTACCTTCTTGGATAAGGCTCTCGTTAGGCAGTCaatcacccccccaccccagactccCACAGCACTTGCAAGTCTATGTTCTGGCTCATATCATGCTGTGTGGTTGGTTTTGACAGAACTGGTTTCCCCCTCCATACTGGGGGCTCTTGGAGGGCAGGCCCAACATACCTTCCCTCACTGCTTTGTCTGCAGTCTTGGGGACATGCGTGGCCCAGAGGAGGCTTTCAAAAAAATGCTGGGGCAATGAGCAGACACATCAAGATGCCTATGTTTCTATTTGCCAAGAGCTGGGTCTTTAAAGAAACACTGGCTACATCTGGGGATTTGCAGGAGATCTTCTGGAAGAGCAGATATTTGAGTAGGTACCATCAGATGATTAGGAACCCAAAGGACAAGTGCTAATTAGTAGTCGAGAAGTTCTAGGTGCAGACTCAGATGCTTTTGTGCACACCACTTATTACTATCTGCCTATTTATCATCCATCTCTCTAGGTCTCTATTAATCACAGTACAATATACAtcaaatttactatcttaactattttttaagattttatttatttattcatgagagacacacagagagaggcagagacataggcagagagagagcaggctccctgtggggagcctgatgtgggactctatcccaggaccatgggatcacaccctgagccagccaggaatcCCTCATCCTCTTTTAAGCGTACAGTTTTGTAGGGTCaggtacattcacattgttgtgaaacaAATTTCCAGCATTTTTtaatcttcccaaactgaaactctactcCCATTAAACAACACCTCCTCATTTTCCCTCCCTGCTagcacctggcaaccaccactctaatttctgtttctatgacttgactattttagatacctcatataggCGGAATTCTAccctatttattcttttgtgatAAGCTTATTTCACTCATGCCCTTAAAGTTCATCTATGTGTCAGAATACCCttcctttctaaggctgaataatgctccattgtatggatagaccacattttgtttatccattcatccaccgatggacacttgggttattttCATCTTCTGGCTACTGTGAATCATGCCACTATGCACATGAATACACAAATATCTGCTCAAGttcttgcttttgcttcttttgaggatatacccagaagtggaattgctgcatcatatagtaaatctatttttaattttttgagcatcCATCATAATATCCCTTATAGCAACTGCAcgattttacattcccactaacagtgcactaGGAGTATAACTTCTATACATCTTCACCAAAACttgtttcctggtttttttttgttttgttttgttttgtttttgtttttgtttttgtttttttgtttgttttttttacagtttccatcctaatgggtgtgggTGGTACCTTATCGTAGGCTTAATATTTATTTCCCTGGTAAACggtcacgtgcttgttggccatttatttatttattttttttgagaaatggctATTTAGTCCTTTGCACTGTTTAAAtcatattgtttgtttttttcataccgagttgtaggagttctttacatattctgggtATTAGCCCATATCAGATatttcagatatatgatttgtaattccttccccctttccataggttgctttttcactGTTCATTGTGTCCTTTGaaacacagaagtttttaattttgatgtagtccaatttTCCTGGATGTAGGTGTTACCGCTGATCTTCTTTGGAACTCATTCTAGCCAGACGTCTTTTACAATTGATGTAATTTcttggcctcttctctaccttacAGTAACAAGTCCTAACCAGGGACAGACTCACTTGGAGGGATCTGTAACATTACCCATGCTTAGACCTGATCCCTGAGAATGGCAGCAGTAGGGAGGCAGGATTCATGATGGAACAGTATTCTGTGTATGCTCTCCCTTTGAATTCTGGGCTGGAAGAAAAGGCTCTAAGTCCCTTCACTTCATTAgaagctgagccaccaggaggtGGGGTCCTTGAGGACACAACCATTTGCTTGCCCAGATGCTCATTGCGAAGGCTACACCAAGGAGCTCAGCTTTGTTCTGTGCTGGAACCcagaatagatattaattttgTTGCCCTGGAATGGCACTGGGCCCAGAAGCAGCAGATCACtgcattgaaaaatatttcattggttTTAGCAAGAAATCTGTAGCCTTTTCTCCCGGAGCCTGGTTCACCCTTGGTCCAAGCCTCCATGGGTACCTGATTTCCAGCTCACATCAACCTAGCAGACATCGAATCTTGGACCTAGTTTTCCCCAGTGCAAGCAGGTGACTCATCTGGGTCATGTGGGGAGCTCCCTGGAATGAGATGCAGGATTCAGGGCTCTGTTATGTACCCACCCTCTCCCCAGACATCTTCGAGTCTAATCACTCATGACCTTTTGTGGTGCCTTGAGTGTCTATGTTCTCTTAGGCTTCTAGGACTTCTCATGCTGTCCCTTTTGCCTGGATcactcttttctgcttttttttttttcctctgagactCAGTTCAGGGGCCCCCTTCTCTGAGGCCTTGCCACAGCCTTCTTCTACATGAGACTGTCTTGCACACTGGACTGTGAGTGTGTTTAGCAATTGGTCTCTTCTCATCTAAACACAGTTTGTTCTTtgagaaaaagatgaaagggttacCAAAAGAATATCcatgcagcctggggtgtgtgagtatgtgaatgtgtgtgcgcgcacgcacacacacacacacacacacacgcctgtgTGGACACTTGTGTCCATGTGGTGTGGATGCCTCTGTGAGCACCTGGATATCAGCCTAGGCAGACAGTGTCTCTTTGCCCCTCCCAGTCCCTTCCTTGATTGCTTTCTGCAAGAGCATGACTCTCTCCTGCCTGTTGCTGGTCACCGCCCCCGCTTCTCTCCCGTAACTGGCTGTAATATAAGAACTGAAATACATTTTCCATTATGTGTTGTATTTATTCAGCATAGTCTGATGTTCCCTGctcttaattttgaaatattagaattggagtgttttgtattttcctctgaaaatacCCACCTAAGGTAAATTGCCCTATTTGTATATGGCTACCAGTGTGCTTTTCTTTGCATTGGGGACCTTCTATGGAAAACAAAAGCCCCTACTCCTACCCAccactctccttcctcttttggtCTGACTCTTGGTGGTTTCAGCCTGGCTTGCAAACTGCTGCCCCCACTTAAGCCCATCCTGTCCCTTAGTTTTGAGCCTAAAGCTAATCTgaccctttccccttcccttgaaAGGAGGCCAAGGTAGAGGGTCCCCCACTTCTGCATAGCCTGGAAGGGAGCTCAGAAGCCCCCCCAGTGCAAAGAGTCAGAGAACCTAACCACCAGAGGGCGCATGGACCTAAGAAAAGGGTGGTGGGCTCTGCTCTGTGAAACCCCCTACCAAGCTGAGGGCTCAGTAGGGTTCCCTACCGCAATCGGGAGGCTGCCCTCAggccctctctgagcttcaggacCAGGTCTTCTTCTCTGAATGCCCCACTGCAATTCCTTCAAATACCCTTGAAGGATCCTAGGCATCAAAGCCAATGGCTGAATTAAAATCTGTATATGCCAGGTGCCCAGACTTTGCTAAGGGTTGGGTAAGGAGGAAATGTCAGGATTGAACTTCAATAAGACCTAGTAACTATGTTTGTCATATGAATTTTAATGTGTATCgaggaaaaaaatactagtaGTCTATGAAACCCTTGATGTCATGAATATTATTGCTTAGCATggagttaaagaaaaaatgaacttatttaaggttgatttaaagaaaatgattatatGAATAATTGTTCCAATGGCTCATGAAGGGAGTGGCCAGATAATGGTGGATATCCAAATGCCTACCTGACAACACTAAGGCATTTCAAAATCAACACTATCATAACTCACCTTTTGATTGCTTTTCTTCCAAATCAGCTCCCTACCATCTTCTCCATATCAGTAATGGCTTAACCTACCCTTCCAGTTGCTTAGGCCAAACCATCGGAGTCATCCTAGACTCACCTCTTTCCTTCATCCAGTATATCCAACCAGCCAGGAAATACTCTCTGCTTAATTCTCAAAGTAAAGTCAGGATCCATGAACCTCTCCCACTTCTGCTGGTCCCACCCTGGTCCAGGCCCCCATAAGCTTTCTTCTAGGTGCCTACAGTTGCCTTCAGATTAGTGTCTTTGTTTCTACCTTATCTCCCTGAAATCCTTTCCATTTCCCTACTTAAAACCTCCCAGTGCTTTCCCAATATTCCTATAATAGGGTCCTAACTCATGACTGGTATCCAGGTCTTGTCTGCTATAGGCCCAGGCTATGTCTCTGACCTTGCCTGCTCTTTcacttctgcttttctcttccagAAGCCCTCCAGTCTTCTTTTAATTCCTCCTACACTCCCACCAAGCTTATTCTTGTCTTGGTGGCCTTGCACTTACTGTCCTCTGCCTTGATCCCTCTCCTCTAGACCTTGTCATGACTTGTTCTTTGTCATCAGGGCTCTGAAGGGGCCCTCACAGAAATCCACCTCAAAACAACAACCACCTCTTCTGTGTGGTATTCGCAGTGCCTTCCCCATAGCTGAGGCTACTTGGGGTTGGAAGTGTGGATAGGGACTAGGTCCCTATACGGCCCTACTGAAGGCAGAGCTCTACAAGCTCAACAGGGAGCTGGGGTAGGCTGGTATGGGATGCCATCTGGTTCTAGCATGAGGAATGACTTGCCACACTGACTATGGGTTCTGTTGCAGGTCACCTTCCCCTGGCATGGAATGAGCTGCCAAATACTAAGTAATTTTGCTTTACTCCAAGGCAGACATTTCCCTGGAAGGACAATCCAGCTTTGATTTAAGACCCGACACCAAGCCAGCTACAGCTGGCACCATTTGGGAGGGTGATGAAGATGCATTTCTAGCTAAAAGGCTTGCTAAACATAGGTCCAAAGGGGCTTGGTGTTGTGTCTTGGACCAAGGCCATATCTGTGTAGGATTTGATAGGGTTCTACAGATCCTACCAATCCCCTACAGTGTAGGATATGATAGGCCCTTATTTGCTAGAGATTTGGAAATTTCTTCCCTTGGAAACCCGGGGCATAGCACAATGGGAGAGTTGGGGAAGAAGGCATTAAATCCTTATTTCTAATCAAGCCATTCTTTCTTGGCTCCCCCAGACTTGGTGACACCCTGCTTTTTTCCACAACTTTTTACCTACTAGTACTTATAGGATTCAAACTGGGCAATACTCTAAGAGGGTCTGAGCAAGCTGCTATTTTGTTCTCTATATACAGATTTGTCCCTGAGAACCTGATATTTGCTTAGGAGTTTGGAGGATACAGAAGAGCTGTCTGGGCAAGCAGGATGGCATGCCAGGTCCAAGGATCCAATTGGTCAAGGATGCTAAAGACCAAGGCCAAGGGCCCCAGTCTGTGGCTAGAGTGGAGCACGAACCTGCTGCTCTCTTGAGCTCCACAGACCCTGAAAATTAACTTGGCCTAGCTGGCTGGACTTGGatgggtttcttttccttttgggctcaatttcccacttattttaaaggaagagtTTTTCAGGACCCTTTGAAGTCTTTCtgtggaagggggggggggatgagttTTGTCTTATAACTCATATCCTTGTGTCACTCAAGTTTGTGTAACTGCTAACTTCCAGGCAGACCTTCAGAGTTGCCAGTTCCTATGGATCAATGTCTTTAATTAGAATacgttttcttgtttcttctttattgGATTgagtaagaaaattaaattggGCAATTTGTTGTTAGGTTATTTAAATGCCAACTCAGTTACATAATCTGGGCTTGTGCCACATCTAAGTCCTTCCAACTTCTTCCCGGAGTGGTGGAATCAGAGGCCAGCTGGAGGAATGGGTATCCCTGGAATTTGTAGGTTAATCCTCTGGATCTTGAGGGTCTGAGTTCCTGAGACATAGCCTCACTCTCTTTGCCAGTCTAAGAGGAAAAGGTAGGTGGTTTAGAGAGGCTTCAGGACTAGTGTCGAGTGGGAGCATGGTAAGATGATAGTGATCAGAAGTTCCTAGCACTGTCCATGAACAAAGATCTGCCTTGAATTTGCAgcctgttttcttatctatataaTGAGTAAGGTCTCTGGATACCCTTCTGTTCCGGCTTTTTGAAGAACTCTGGCTCTAGGAGGTGGGGCCTGTCCAGTGCTGAAGTGTGGAGAAGCCTTTGGGACCCAGGTCTTGGAGGCCAGGTGAAGATGAGTGAGTAGGCTGCTGGTGGAGATGAGCAGCAGCCTGGGCCAGGGTCTGGAAGGGGCTGGCTGGCCAGGCTGTCTCAGGTTCAAGAACGCTCGCTCAGTTGCTGTTCCACCTCTGGCCGCAGAGCAT
The Vulpes vulpes isolate BD-2025 chromosome X, VulVul3, whole genome shotgun sequence genome window above contains:
- the CNGA2 gene encoding cyclic nucleotide-gated channel alpha-2, producing the protein MTEKSNGVKSSPANNHNHHAPPAIKANGKDDPRTSSRPQSAADDDTSSELQRLAEMDAPQRGRGGFHRIVRLVAVIREWANKNFREEEARPDSFLERFRGPELQTVTTQQGDGKGDKDGEGKGTKKKFELFVLDPAGDWYYRWLFVIAMLVLYNWCLLVARACFSDLQKGYYLVWLVLDYFSDVVYIMDLFIRLRTGFLEQGLLVKDSKKLRDNYIHTLQFKLDVASIIPTDLIYFAVGIHRPELRFNRLLHFARMFEFFDRTETRTSYPNIFRISNLVLYILVIIHWNACIYYAISKSIGFGVDTWVYPNITDPEYGYLAREYIYCLYWSTLTLTTIGETPPPVKDEEYLFVIFDFLIGVLIFATIVGNVGSMISNMNATRAEFQAKIDAVKHYMQFRKVSKEMEAKVIKWFDYLWTNKKSVDEREVLKNLPAKLRAEIAINVHLSTLKKVRIFQDCEAGLLVELVLKLRPQVFSPGDYICRKGDIGKEMYIIKEGKLAVVADDGVTQYALLSAGSCFGEISILNIKGSKMGNRRTANIRSLGYSDLFCLSKDDLMEAVTEYPDAKKVLEERGREILMKEGLLDETEVAASMDIDVQEKLEQLETNMETLYTRFGRLLAEYTGAQQKLKQRITVLETKMKQNNEDDYLSDGITSPEPAVADKP